One Anaerolineales bacterium DNA window includes the following coding sequences:
- a CDS encoding DegV family protein, giving the protein MGKTVVITDSTAYLPAPLVQQYGIIVVPLTVVWGNETFRDGIDITPPEFYKRLKTAKVMPSTSQTTPDEFKKVFAPIVEAGDSILLALISSKLSGTVDSAVQAKAAFPDAAIEIVDTHTTAMALGFCALAAARAAHGGAGMAESAQAARKAVESSGVVFVVDTLEFLHRGGRIGGAAAFLGTALNMKPLLTLHEGKVEAIAKVRTKGKAVERMLDIIEERIGSRRPLRIGSLQAAAEEEAQALLKTAEQRFQPVESVFSEVSPVIGTHVGPGTIGLAYCAGI; this is encoded by the coding sequence ATGGGAAAAACCGTTGTCATCACCGACAGCACGGCCTATCTGCCCGCCCCGCTCGTCCAACAGTACGGAATCATCGTGGTCCCGCTGACGGTGGTTTGGGGGAATGAGACCTTCCGCGACGGGATCGACATCACCCCGCCGGAATTCTACAAGCGGCTGAAGACCGCCAAGGTCATGCCGTCCACTTCGCAGACGACGCCCGACGAATTCAAGAAGGTCTTTGCGCCGATTGTTGAGGCCGGCGATTCGATTTTGCTTGCGCTGATCTCCAGCAAGCTCTCCGGAACGGTGGATTCCGCCGTCCAGGCCAAGGCGGCCTTTCCCGACGCCGCGATCGAGATCGTCGACACCCACACCACGGCCATGGCGTTGGGATTCTGCGCGCTGGCGGCCGCCCGGGCCGCGCACGGCGGCGCCGGCATGGCCGAGTCGGCGCAGGCCGCCCGCAAGGCGGTGGAATCCAGCGGCGTGGTTTTCGTCGTCGACACGCTGGAATTCCTGCACCGCGGCGGACGGATCGGCGGCGCGGCGGCGTTCCTGGGAACGGCGCTGAACATGAAACCGCTCTTGACGCTCCACGAAGGCAAGGTGGAGGCGATCGCCAAGGTCCGCACCAAAGGCAAGGCGGTCGAGCGCATGCTCGACATCATCGAGGAGCGGATCGGATCCCGCCGCCCCCTGCGCATCGGCTCGCTGCAGGCCGCGGCCGAGGAGGAAGCCCAGGCGCTGCTGAAGACCGCCGAACAGCGCTTCCAACCGGTGGAATCGGTCTTCAGCGAAGTCAGCCCCGTCATCGGCACGCACGTCGGGCCGGGGACGATCGGTTTGGCATATTGCGCCGGGATCTAG